From a region of the Vibrio orientalis CIP 102891 = ATCC 33934 genome:
- a CDS encoding replication endonuclease, whose amino-acid sequence MKSLSYYQPLAPLKFKWRTPLVALDEKDACVEPSYRPRVQVEPDDLSVIERRLYEANPRDFEWISSKIKDLPDYLTKYFVGRYVDLLEKDGYQQANSFLRTKVAPSSERALMVLKQYKSLPTTQKVALLSKELGEDEDSFHPAFFTEHRNPDYLQQGQTSFDFKDVESKRKPIKSRLLAELDKSELKEMAFKLSVIVVKYQTKLTEHTDCNTPEGEEIAALMTYRQTAELIEGFGIKPPGAGKKLKPENIFQYISKTRCEKWWFRCLSKARKVMREHLAIAMGQVSSKASPYASWDCVREHKEQQHRNWQAIQNMMLFDEETEEQTELKDMVLKSVSNPAIRRHELMTRCRGCENIGNELGLQGLFLTLTTPSKYHNSYKKGGFIDHWNGASPRDAQTYLNNVWQRIRAKLGRLGLRWFGVRVAEPHHDGTPHWHLLIWVKPQDVLRITNIFIQYAVMEDVAELLPKQTWPKVGPANFVQPLLDNPFKVYKKVYENNFPIKPVTRRPEVELPDSVQVWPVKQQGLTTHNLDYTPRCDVGFIDPEQGTATGYIAKYISKNIDGYAMDEEISDETGKSVKDMAKNVGAWKSRWNIRQFQFFGGAPVTTYRELRRFANQNKKAFMEYLFMQERVDLLTIYSMLQRDLVGPIKPSKLITNSELMKVIGDSYQARGDSKQSRIAGTLAAADHGNWQGYIMGQGGPFVKRDDLLIVNSYQVLPFASPHGEDVRKIEGFTTPEETIKTRTKIWTIIKKSKVNEDAEARALALSGASGSSRSSVNNCTEPERVQVCDQLTRLLEPVKKRVSKSPNIDEAALAALLKGSSIRIDDDTSIQIRPAEVDEHGNKRPAQLVEVSRQRSEDTSWMDFEGWDNLFAQPEEQEYQQPDLSIFPSGDDWPLV is encoded by the coding sequence TTGAAATCATTAAGCTACTATCAGCCTTTAGCTCCGCTTAAGTTCAAATGGCGAACCCCTCTTGTTGCTCTAGACGAGAAGGATGCTTGTGTTGAGCCAAGTTATCGCCCAAGGGTTCAGGTAGAGCCTGACGATTTAAGTGTTATAGAGCGCAGGCTCTATGAAGCAAACCCACGAGACTTCGAATGGATCTCAAGCAAAATAAAAGACCTACCCGATTACCTAACCAAGTACTTTGTTGGTCGCTATGTCGATCTATTAGAAAAAGACGGCTACCAACAGGCGAACTCATTTCTTAGAACAAAAGTTGCTCCCTCTTCAGAACGCGCCTTGATGGTGCTAAAGCAATACAAATCTTTACCGACCACGCAAAAGGTCGCGTTGCTGTCTAAAGAACTCGGAGAAGACGAAGATTCGTTTCACCCCGCTTTCTTTACAGAGCATCGTAATCCAGATTACTTACAACAAGGTCAAACATCATTTGATTTTAAAGATGTTGAAAGCAAGAGAAAACCTATTAAATCGCGGTTGTTAGCAGAACTCGACAAGAGCGAACTCAAAGAGATGGCCTTTAAGCTATCGGTCATCGTTGTTAAATACCAAACCAAACTAACCGAACATACAGATTGCAACACTCCAGAGGGAGAAGAGATCGCCGCGCTCATGACATACCGCCAAACGGCAGAGCTCATCGAAGGGTTTGGAATTAAACCACCGGGTGCTGGCAAAAAGCTCAAGCCTGAAAACATTTTCCAGTACATCTCAAAAACTCGCTGTGAAAAGTGGTGGTTTCGTTGCCTCTCCAAAGCAAGAAAAGTCATGCGTGAACACTTAGCCATTGCTATGGGGCAAGTCTCAAGCAAGGCGTCACCCTATGCGAGTTGGGATTGTGTTCGAGAGCATAAAGAGCAGCAGCACCGTAACTGGCAAGCCATTCAAAACATGATGCTGTTCGATGAAGAAACGGAAGAACAAACCGAGCTAAAAGACATGGTGCTTAAAAGCGTGTCTAACCCTGCCATTCGTCGTCATGAGTTGATGACCCGTTGCCGTGGCTGTGAAAATATTGGTAATGAGTTGGGTTTGCAGGGCTTGTTTCTTACGCTGACTACCCCTTCGAAATACCACAATAGTTATAAAAAAGGCGGCTTCATTGATCATTGGAACGGAGCAAGCCCACGTGATGCGCAAACATACTTAAATAATGTGTGGCAGCGTATTCGAGCAAAGTTAGGCCGTTTGGGTTTGCGTTGGTTTGGTGTTCGTGTTGCAGAGCCGCATCATGATGGAACACCACACTGGCATTTACTGATCTGGGTAAAGCCTCAAGATGTACTTCGTATTACCAATATCTTCATTCAATACGCAGTGATGGAAGATGTAGCAGAGCTGCTACCAAAACAGACATGGCCGAAGGTTGGTCCTGCAAACTTTGTTCAGCCGCTGCTTGATAACCCATTTAAGGTTTACAAAAAGGTCTACGAAAATAACTTCCCAATTAAGCCTGTCACTCGTCGCCCAGAAGTAGAGCTACCCGATTCAGTGCAAGTTTGGCCTGTAAAACAGCAAGGCTTAACCACGCATAATTTAGACTACACACCCCGTTGTGATGTTGGGTTTATAGACCCAGAGCAGGGAACCGCTACTGGTTATATTGCCAAATACATTTCTAAAAATATTGATGGCTATGCCATGGATGAAGAAATCTCAGATGAAACAGGTAAATCAGTCAAAGACATGGCGAAGAATGTAGGTGCTTGGAAAAGCCGTTGGAATATTCGTCAGTTTCAGTTCTTTGGTGGTGCACCGGTTACCACTTATCGAGAACTACGCCGTTTTGCCAATCAAAACAAAAAGGCCTTTATGGAATACCTCTTCATGCAAGAGCGTGTCGACTTACTCACTATTTACTCGATGTTACAGCGTGATCTTGTTGGGCCAATCAAACCTAGCAAACTTATTACCAATTCTGAGTTGATGAAGGTGATCGGTGATAGCTATCAAGCTAGGGGAGACTCAAAGCAGTCAAGAATCGCAGGAACACTCGCTGCGGCTGATCATGGTAACTGGCAAGGTTACATCATGGGGCAGGGTGGTCCGTTTGTTAAGCGTGACGATCTGTTGATAGTGAATTCATATCAAGTGCTGCCTTTCGCTTCTCCTCATGGGGAGGACGTTCGCAAGATTGAAGGTTTTACAACGCCAGAAGAAACCATCAAAACCCGTACTAAAATCTGGACGATTATCAAGAAATCAAAAGTTAACGAAGATGCTGAAGCGAGGGCTCTTGCTCTTTCTGGAGCCTCTGGCTCCTCTCGGAGTTCTGTCAATAACTGTACGGAGCCTGAGAGAGTACAGGTCTGCGATCAGCTAACCAGGTTATTAGAACCAGTGAAGAAACGGGTGAGTAAATCACCAAATATTGATGAAGCGGCACTGGCCGCACTGCTAAAAGGCAGTTCAATTCGCATCGACGATGACACAAGTATCCAAATTCGCCCCGCGGAGGTAGACGAACACGGCAATAAACGCCCTGCTCAGTTGGTAGAAGTGAGTCGTCAACGTTCGGAAGACACCAGTTGGATGGATTTCGAAGGTTGGGACAATCTATTCGCTCAACCGGAAGAACAAGAGTATCAACAACCCGACCTGTCGATTTTCCCTAGTGGGGATGACTGGCCATTGGTGTAG
- a CDS encoding DNA methyltransferase: protein MSSTTGKVQPRELYPTPPEVVDALLSKLTVRPTDKFLEPCYGTGAIFEKVALPQSQKSFAEIEKGIDYLTTDFGTQDVIITNPPFSLTEEFIRKSLSELAPDGTMAYLQRVNYLGSKKRLPFWFEIGFPPKCPIIVPRPRFVGGGSDSCEYAWFIWDNGNRFDIPQGLSHIVSIGHEVAA from the coding sequence ATGAGTTCAACTACCGGAAAAGTACAACCTCGTGAGCTGTATCCAACACCGCCAGAAGTTGTCGATGCACTGTTATCAAAGTTAACCGTTCGCCCAACCGACAAGTTTTTGGAGCCTTGTTACGGTACTGGTGCAATTTTCGAGAAGGTAGCTTTGCCACAAAGCCAGAAGTCATTTGCTGAAATCGAAAAGGGTATTGATTACCTAACTACTGATTTTGGTACCCAAGATGTGATCATTACCAATCCACCGTTTTCACTAACGGAAGAGTTCATCCGTAAAAGTTTAAGTGAGTTAGCCCCAGACGGGACAATGGCATATCTACAACGTGTTAACTATTTAGGTTCTAAAAAGCGTTTACCTTTCTGGTTTGAAATCGGCTTTCCGCCAAAGTGCCCAATCATCGTTCCTCGCCCTCGCTTTGTGGGCGGTGGTTCAGATTCATGTGAATACGCTTGGTTTATCTGGGATAACGGCAATCGCTTCGATATACCTCAAGGGTTAAGTCATATCGTTTCAATTGGTCATGAGGTGGCAGCATGA
- a CDS encoding phage regulatory CII family protein → MDANNSMCVLRERKQQAFDAACCDFVVNHDVEAIARKLEMSGTMLRNMLNPNQPHVLKPVVLASISRASGDYSIVNTLFAEDGVVTVPIPNAKDNLNLFERVLKHSAFSGELSSDALSMCNAERLPRSTKRKTLAKAQAALGNLVLLINDLEHRTTGLQPLVQIGTDFLANGAPIPGLA, encoded by the coding sequence ATGGACGCAAATAACTCAATGTGCGTATTACGTGAACGCAAACAACAAGCTTTTGATGCAGCTTGCTGTGATTTTGTCGTCAATCACGATGTTGAAGCCATTGCCCGTAAATTAGAGATGAGCGGCACAATGCTTCGCAATATGCTGAACCCAAACCAACCGCACGTTCTTAAACCTGTCGTGCTTGCTTCTATCAGCCGAGCCTCTGGTGATTACTCAATCGTAAATACGTTATTTGCAGAGGATGGGGTAGTCACAGTTCCAATCCCGAATGCCAAAGACAACTTGAACCTATTCGAACGAGTTTTAAAACACTCGGCATTTTCTGGTGAGCTTTCTAGCGATGCATTATCTATGTGCAACGCAGAGCGTTTACCACGATCCACTAAACGTAAAACCCTTGCCAAAGCACAAGCAGCGTTAGGCAATTTGGTTTTGCTCATCAATGACCTTGAACACCGCACCACAGGCCTGCAGCCACTTGTACAAATAGGCACAGACTTCTTGGCTAATGGTGCGCCTATCCCCGGCTTAGCCTAA
- a CDS encoding phage repressor protein CI, translating to MSRIPAKVPPFEYSSGREFTDRLKIVTGCDSYNLLADHYGIPKSTILTWHHHDRIAHELIVREHLASGASVKYLALGEGEPFSGSSSPNENLATYKLEGGSLEKSGSMSLDIATLERFGLKPSNTQVIEDDAGIYYINKESVDPISGDYLIDVDGRLSINYLQRLPGKKLAIAFDTSTIEVSEQDIKVLGRVAMEMKKK from the coding sequence ATGAGTCGAATTCCAGCTAAGGTTCCCCCTTTCGAGTACTCAAGTGGTCGCGAATTTACGGATAGGCTAAAAATAGTGACGGGTTGTGATAGCTATAACCTGCTCGCCGATCACTACGGAATCCCAAAATCGACCATCTTAACTTGGCATCATCACGATCGAATTGCTCATGAGTTAATTGTTCGAGAACACCTAGCATCTGGAGCATCAGTTAAATACCTTGCTCTTGGTGAAGGTGAACCGTTTTCTGGCAGTAGCAGTCCGAATGAGAACCTAGCAACGTACAAGCTTGAGGGTGGTTCATTAGAAAAATCCGGTAGCATGTCTCTAGACATAGCGACTCTTGAGCGTTTTGGTCTAAAACCATCAAACACTCAAGTCATTGAAGACGACGCTGGGATTTACTACATCAACAAAGAGTCAGTGGACCCTATCTCAGGTGATTACTTGATTGATGTAGACGGACGCTTGTCTATCAACTACTTACAACGTTTACCAGGCAAGAAGCTGGCAATCGCGTTTGATACTTCAACGATTGAAGTATCGGAGCAAGACATAAAGGTGCTTGGGCGCGTGGCTATGGAGATGAAGAAGAAGTGA
- a CDS encoding PP2C family protein-serine/threonine phosphatase, protein MEDLLIKRLNRPVNANRVAVAHDANAVFATTLGLVRKENEDRALVARFFSSKLSTYVYCYVLSDGMGGMANGGLAATITVSRFLTELAKNLDLYDSIELSMAKAVEEAHEKVCSEINYKGGATLSAIVSHKPGELYTVNVGDSRIYKCDNNESLLQITEDDDVKSFLSKFEGIGLNDALALRNGLTKFIGMEGDLEVDVEFSSSNSDFFITSDGITLIGEDNLQKLYKNCDNPGEFLQRCIHLSNWLGGHDNASGLYISFSKHIEFALDNEQSSHNYIELWDFNGNFVFPKPETLITGPEETEDQNDVTPPKAKKNKRARSTSKKKTTKVIDSLDSVDVEITSIQTQMFDHDGRLIGDIECENEIEDKNTKDIK, encoded by the coding sequence ATGGAAGATTTACTTATCAAACGGCTAAATCGCCCGGTTAATGCAAATAGAGTTGCGGTTGCACATGATGCCAACGCAGTATTTGCAACAACACTAGGCTTAGTCAGAAAAGAAAATGAAGATCGGGCGCTTGTTGCGCGCTTCTTCAGTTCAAAGCTGTCGACTTATGTTTACTGCTACGTTCTTAGTGATGGAATGGGTGGTATGGCTAATGGAGGCTTAGCAGCTACCATTACCGTTAGTCGTTTCCTGACCGAACTAGCTAAAAACTTAGACTTATATGACTCTATAGAGCTGTCGATGGCAAAGGCCGTCGAGGAAGCCCACGAGAAAGTATGTAGTGAGATAAATTATAAAGGGGGTGCGACTCTTTCCGCGATTGTCTCTCACAAACCCGGAGAGCTCTACACTGTCAACGTCGGTGATAGCAGAATTTATAAGTGCGACAATAACGAATCTTTACTTCAAATCACAGAAGATGACGACGTCAAAAGCTTTCTAAGCAAGTTTGAAGGCATTGGATTAAATGATGCTTTGGCGCTCCGCAATGGCCTAACCAAGTTCATTGGAATGGAGGGCGATTTAGAGGTCGATGTTGAGTTTTCTTCTTCGAATAGTGACTTCTTTATTACGTCAGACGGAATCACTCTAATAGGTGAAGACAACCTACAGAAGCTATACAAAAACTGTGATAATCCAGGCGAGTTTCTACAACGCTGCATCCATTTATCCAATTGGCTGGGTGGGCACGACAATGCTAGTGGTCTCTACATCAGTTTTTCTAAACACATTGAATTTGCGTTAGATAACGAACAGAGCTCCCACAACTACATTGAATTGTGGGACTTTAATGGCAACTTTGTGTTCCCGAAACCAGAAACTCTAATCACTGGACCTGAAGAAACTGAAGACCAGAACGACGTTACTCCCCCTAAAGCTAAGAAAAACAAAAGGGCTCGTTCAACCTCAAAGAAAAAAACAACTAAGGTGATTGATTCTTTAGATTCCGTAGATGTTGAAATAACGTCAATACAAACTCAAATGTTCGATCACGATGGTCGCTTGATCGGGGACATAGAGTGTGAGAATGAAATTGAAGATAAGAATACTAAAGATATTAAATAA
- a CDS encoding protein kinase domain-containing protein, whose protein sequence is MASERYKYQKHLDNGSYGSVALYSDIFLDRNVAVKTINTSTADDIDSILEEVKLLKSVYSKHVVNLYDVVHTPTSIDIYQEYLSGEDLVNKSGKCSKAEILSLGYQLAFGLSDIHKSGICHRDIKLENAKFDAQGVLKIFDFGVSREGDPHQTQNGFGTLEYRAPEIYKLHSEQSVTVSFAADIFSYGVTMHKLAFGGACNFSGYVPKVPQSAPLFAHLGLSVTLTQLLTKTLSYNPEDRPTAEELTYHLGREITQGWHTGSFVTSSGTHFVNSANPTARLKSQSNQAITIYYNGFDFVVQEVEGDVYLNNQSAKPGNILHQACVVTFDGEQRSFVSFSSSHPEIVL, encoded by the coding sequence ATGGCTAGCGAAAGATATAAATACCAGAAACACCTTGATAACGGCTCTTACGGAAGTGTCGCACTGTATTCAGATATATTTTTAGATCGAAATGTCGCAGTAAAGACAATCAATACGAGCACCGCAGATGATATAGATTCCATATTGGAAGAAGTAAAACTACTGAAATCTGTTTATTCTAAGCACGTCGTGAACCTTTATGATGTAGTCCACACTCCAACAAGTATTGATATTTATCAAGAGTATCTGTCGGGTGAAGACTTAGTCAATAAATCTGGAAAATGTAGTAAGGCAGAAATCCTATCACTAGGGTACCAATTAGCATTTGGCCTATCTGACATTCATAAATCTGGTATCTGCCACCGCGATATAAAACTTGAAAATGCTAAGTTTGACGCTCAGGGCGTACTTAAAATCTTCGACTTTGGAGTATCACGAGAAGGTGACCCTCATCAAACCCAAAATGGGTTTGGAACATTAGAGTATAGGGCTCCAGAAATTTATAAATTACATAGTGAACAAAGTGTTACTGTGTCTTTTGCCGCTGATATTTTTTCTTACGGTGTGACAATGCACAAATTGGCGTTCGGGGGCGCATGTAACTTTTCTGGGTATGTACCTAAAGTTCCACAATCGGCTCCCCTATTTGCGCATCTAGGCTTAAGCGTTACGCTAACCCAATTACTAACCAAAACGCTTAGTTACAACCCAGAAGATAGACCAACAGCAGAAGAACTTACTTACCACTTGGGTAGAGAGATAACTCAAGGATGGCATACAGGCTCATTCGTAACGTCTTCAGGCACTCACTTTGTCAATAGCGCTAATCCAACGGCACGATTAAAGTCTCAATCGAACCAAGCAATTACTATCTACTACAACGGCTTTGATTTTGTCGTCCAAGAGGTGGAAGGTGATGTATACCTAAACAATCAATCAGCTAAGCCCGGTAATATACTGCACCAAGCTTGCGTTGTTACTTTTGATGGTGAACAACGTTCATTCGTTTCGTTCTCTTCATCCCACCCGGAGATTGTATTATGA
- a CDS encoding serine/threonine-protein kinase, protein MSHIHNVGDVIANRYEVESYLDEGGMQQVFVAYDRNIDRKVALKTPKNASASLRFKSSAVCSARVIHPNVAKTLDYFAYNDKEYLIEELINGADLNTVFRDNFHYLDPCLVAFIGHHLAKAVAASHRVGVVHRDLKPSNIMVVGSHLFEDIKVTDFGIAKLIDEEIDQVFNAKGDVESSIAGSKTLVGALPYMAPEIVLSKTAPGKHIDVWSIGAIMYFLLTGETPFTSQFAKIIINYHQEKKVDPIQHLKSSSHLSPLGKQLENIISLCLNYDYTKRPTADEIVDLFSHLCYPVAKRKYGRIKFKRGQNGWGFIENQGINPDTFYHTDEVFGSQPSIADKVCFSEYPGAPRSRAFPILRCR, encoded by the coding sequence ATGAGTCATATTCACAACGTAGGCGATGTGATAGCAAATCGATATGAAGTTGAGTCGTACCTAGATGAAGGTGGTATGCAACAGGTCTTTGTCGCTTATGATAGAAATATAGATAGAAAGGTTGCTCTTAAAACCCCAAAAAACGCATCTGCTAGCCTTCGATTTAAAAGTAGTGCTGTATGTAGTGCGCGAGTGATCCATCCCAATGTAGCTAAGACACTAGATTACTTTGCCTACAACGATAAGGAATACCTTATCGAAGAGCTGATAAACGGTGCAGATTTAAATACTGTTTTTCGTGATAATTTCCATTACTTAGATCCCTGCCTAGTAGCCTTTATTGGTCATCACTTAGCAAAAGCAGTCGCAGCATCCCATAGAGTTGGTGTCGTACATAGAGACTTAAAGCCAAGTAATATAATGGTTGTTGGCTCTCATTTATTCGAAGATATTAAGGTTACAGACTTCGGTATTGCTAAGCTGATAGATGAAGAAATAGACCAAGTATTTAATGCTAAAGGTGATGTAGAAAGCTCGATTGCAGGTTCGAAAACCCTAGTTGGCGCCCTACCATACATGGCACCCGAAATCGTCCTTTCTAAAACGGCCCCAGGAAAACACATAGATGTCTGGTCTATAGGAGCCATAATGTACTTTTTACTTACTGGTGAAACTCCGTTCACCTCGCAATTTGCTAAGATAATTATCAATTATCATCAAGAGAAAAAAGTAGACCCTATCCAACACCTAAAGTCTTCATCACACTTATCTCCTTTAGGCAAACAGTTAGAGAACATTATTTCTCTATGCTTGAACTACGACTATACAAAGCGCCCAACAGCGGATGAGATCGTAGATCTCTTCTCCCACTTGTGCTACCCCGTTGCAAAAAGAAAATACGGTCGAATCAAGTTCAAGCGAGGGCAAAATGGATGGGGTTTTATAGAGAACCAAGGTATCAATCCAGACACCTTCTACCACACTGATGAAGTATTTGGTTCCCAACCTTCTATTGCCGATAAAGTTTGCTTCTCTGAGTATCCTGGTGCGCCTCGTTCTAGAGCTTTCCCTATTTTACGCTGTCGATAA
- a CDS encoding phage integrase → MSVRKLENENKKPWLCECYPQGRAGKRIRKRFATKGEALAFEKFTMAEVDDKPWLGEKKDLRTLQDLVELWYKLHGQHLKSAEKVYPRLCSIVEELGNPFAIKFTAKDFVHWRSTRKAKHRHIGPDTGKFISAPTNNLDLRYMRAVFNELTSLGEWTHPNPLASVKSIPVTESEMGFLSNEDITALFERITKSKRAKEFELVCKICLSTGARISEANNLRLPQITKYKITFIDTKSKKNRTVPITEKLYNELIEFERTGEKDRLFKGCHHGIAYIINQTFPDLPEGQNTHVFRHTFASRFMEAGGNILVLQKILGHSDIKMTMRYSHFSPDHLIQAAELNPISSMGL, encoded by the coding sequence GTGAGTGTTCGAAAACTAGAAAACGAAAACAAAAAGCCATGGCTCTGCGAGTGTTACCCGCAGGGCCGAGCTGGTAAGCGTATTCGCAAGCGCTTCGCTACTAAAGGTGAAGCCCTTGCATTCGAAAAGTTCACTATGGCCGAGGTTGATGATAAGCCTTGGCTTGGTGAGAAGAAGGACTTACGTACCCTCCAAGACTTAGTCGAACTCTGGTATAAGCTTCACGGCCAGCACCTGAAATCGGCTGAGAAAGTCTACCCTCGCCTCTGCAGCATTGTTGAAGAGCTCGGTAACCCTTTCGCAATTAAGTTCACCGCTAAAGACTTTGTTCATTGGCGTTCGACTAGAAAAGCTAAGCACCGACATATAGGGCCAGACACGGGCAAGTTTATTTCTGCTCCCACCAATAATCTCGATTTGAGATATATGCGTGCCGTGTTCAATGAGCTCACCTCACTTGGGGAGTGGACTCACCCAAACCCACTTGCCAGTGTTAAATCGATTCCCGTGACCGAATCTGAAATGGGCTTCTTGTCGAACGAGGATATAACTGCACTTTTCGAGAGAATCACCAAAAGTAAGCGAGCTAAAGAGTTCGAGCTCGTGTGTAAGATTTGCTTGTCTACTGGCGCCCGAATTTCAGAGGCTAATAACCTGCGTCTGCCGCAGATTACTAAGTACAAAATTACCTTCATTGATACCAAGAGTAAAAAGAACCGTACCGTTCCCATCACTGAAAAGCTCTATAACGAGTTGATTGAGTTCGAACGAACCGGAGAAAAGGATCGGCTGTTTAAAGGCTGCCATCATGGCATCGCCTATATTATCAACCAAACATTCCCTGACTTACCTGAGGGGCAGAATACTCACGTCTTCCGCCATACCTTCGCAAGTCGGTTTATGGAAGCCGGAGGAAACATTCTGGTACTGCAAAAAATCCTTGGTCACAGTGATATTAAAATGACGATGCGCTATTCACACTTCTCTCCCGATCACCTGATTCAGGCAGCAGAATTGAACCCTATTTCAAGTATGGGGTTGTAG
- a CDS encoding L,D-transpeptidase family protein — MVRKLVALLACLSSSAFAATYELPTEGSSIVGRTQYHQVQEGDTLANIAKQYDVGFLSLMAANKGVDPFLPQVDYVLTIPTQIILPKVEREGIVINLAELRLYYFEPEINKVHIFPVGIGRVGRDTPEMKTTISQKRPNPTWTPPTSIRKEYAAKGIELPAVVPAGPENPLGEYALRLSYGAGDYLIHGTNKDFGIGLRVSSGCIRMDPKDIEWLFPQVKLGEKVRVINEPIKVALEPDRSVFLEAHEPLTRSDGIKQQLVVPQELTWWLEEFDHSDVKVRAAILAQNGVPIEVVAPNFIN; from the coding sequence ATGGTGCGTAAACTTGTCGCGCTTCTCGCCTGCTTAAGTTCGTCAGCTTTTGCTGCTACTTATGAATTACCAACTGAAGGAAGCAGTATTGTTGGCCGAACTCAATATCACCAAGTGCAAGAAGGCGATACCTTAGCGAATATTGCTAAGCAGTATGATGTCGGATTCTTGTCATTAATGGCGGCGAATAAAGGTGTTGATCCATTTTTGCCTCAAGTTGATTATGTGCTTACCATTCCGACTCAGATCATTCTTCCTAAGGTCGAACGAGAGGGGATTGTGATTAACCTAGCTGAGCTCAGACTTTATTATTTTGAACCTGAAATCAACAAGGTACATATTTTCCCTGTAGGCATTGGCCGTGTTGGCCGTGACACGCCTGAAATGAAGACAACCATCAGTCAAAAACGTCCAAACCCAACCTGGACGCCTCCAACTTCTATCCGTAAAGAGTATGCAGCAAAAGGTATTGAACTGCCTGCTGTTGTTCCAGCGGGGCCTGAAAACCCTCTCGGTGAGTACGCATTACGACTCTCTTATGGAGCAGGGGATTACCTAATCCATGGTACAAACAAGGACTTCGGTATTGGTCTTCGCGTTAGTTCTGGGTGTATTCGAATGGATCCTAAGGATATTGAGTGGTTGTTCCCTCAGGTGAAACTAGGGGAAAAGGTCCGAGTGATTAATGAGCCGATAAAAGTCGCTCTAGAACCTGACCGCAGCGTATTTTTGGAGGCCCATGAGCCATTGACTCGCAGTGATGGTATTAAGCAGCAATTAGTTGTGCCTCAGGAGCTAACTTGGTGGCTAGAAGAGTTTGATCACTCTGACGTTAAAGTTCGAGCGGCTATTTTGGCCCAGAACGGAGTCCCAATTGAGGTGGTGGCACCTAACTTTATCAACTAA